The proteins below come from a single Verrucomicrobiia bacterium genomic window:
- a CDS encoding restriction endonuclease subunit S gives IKVKTQFTVRTDDFLISKRQIVHNACGLVPSYLDGSIVSNEYSVLTPREGCDIRFFSYFAQQRQVSKSFLDSSVGIVIEKMLFKLEWWLNHEFLFPSVREQERIASCLGSLDTLINEQAKKLDTLKTHKQGLMQGLFPTPPKEVPDAV, from the coding sequence CAATAAAGGTTAAGACCCAGTTCACAGTGAGGACAGACGACTTTCTAATCTCGAAAAGGCAGATCGTCCACAACGCCTGCGGTCTTGTGCCTTCATATCTTGATGGCTCAATCGTATCGAACGAATACTCGGTGCTGACCCCTAGGGAAGGGTGCGACATAAGATTCTTCAGCTACTTCGCGCAACAACGCCAGGTGAGCAAGTCCTTTTTAGACTCAAGTGTCGGCATCGTGATCGAAAAAATGCTCTTCAAGCTGGAGTGGTGGCTTAATCATGAATTCTTATTTCCCAGCGTTCGCGAGCAGGAGCGCATCGCCTCGTGCCTCGGCTCCCTCGACACCCTGATAAACGAGCAAGCAAAGAAGCTTGACACCCTCAAGACCCACAAACAGGGCCTCATGCAAGGCCTCTTCCCGACGCCGCCCAAGGAGGTGCCAGATGCCGTCTAA